The Apium graveolens cultivar Ventura chromosome 11, ASM990537v1, whole genome shotgun sequence genome has a window encoding:
- the LOC141696759 gene encoding protein IQ-DOMAIN 33-like produces MGITGELVRSVFSKSRSIRTHETSIRSNSERRKWKTSVRSYLCGDEYNSFLTQEDSASVGSSKVTVSAQPEFSSVAEGNPSSSVWSSEATITQPVPLGLIDAVDAESRQTNGDMHEKQNSTSRLINKDDAATIIQLAFRSFQARRTIEGLKLTDGNDNPTVGAESRRSGSTGTSIEFQTGNTTGVHSLRDKIEKMPQPLQIKGRRQGLKLKEDWNDSTVSSDISKLRMQNRLEATTRRERALAYAFSQQLRVCSKKKHSRSKSDVVESNMGWSWLERWMATRQKENCLLDITKQYEPPNSNQISDTGDQQRLCSGG; encoded by the exons ATGGGTATTACTGGGGAGCTTGTTAGGAGTGTCTTCTCCAAAAGCAGGTCCATCAGAACTCATGAAACCAGT ATTAGAAGCAATtcagaaagaagaaaatggaAAACCTCGGTGAGATCGTACCTGTGTGGTGATGAATATAACTCTTTTCTCACACAGGAGGATTCAGCTTCTGTAGGGAGCTCCAAAGTCACTGTATCTGCACAACCAGAATTTAGTTCTGTCGCGGAGGGGAATCCTTCTTCTTCTGTTTGGAGCTCTGAGGCTACTATCACACAACCTGTGCCACTAGGGTTGATTGATGCAGTAGATGCCGAGAGTAGGCAAACAAATGGTGATATGCACGAAAAACAGAACTCTACATCTAGATTGATTAACAAAGATGATGCAGCCACTATTATTCAATTAGCATTCAGAAGCTTTCAG GCTCGAAGGACGATAGAAGGACTCAAATTGACAGATGGTAATGATAATCCCACCGTAGGAGCAGAAAGTCGAAGAAGTGGCTCTACTGGAACATCCATCGAATTTCAAACAGGAAATACAACAGGAGTTCACTCCTTGAGAGACAAAATAGAGAAAATGCCTCAACCACTTCAAATCAAAGGTAGACGTCAAGGACTGAAGCTAAAG GAAGACTGGAATGATAGCACTGTAAGTAGCGACATATCAAAGCTACGAATGCAGAACAGATTGGAAGCAACAACTAGGCGTGAAAGAGCATTAGCTTATGCTTTCTCGCAACAG CTAAGAGTCTGTTCGAAGAAGAAACATAGCAGATCCAAGTCGGATGTCGTGGAATCTAACATGGGCTGGAGTTGGCTCGAACGTTGGATGGCAACCCGCCAGAAGGAAAATTGCTTACTAGACATCACGAAGCAATATGAGCCGCCTAACAGTAACCAAATATCCGATACAGGTGATCAACAAAGACTGTGCAGTGGAGGATAA